The genomic segment tgtgtggggtcagTGGCTTTCGTACGGAGCAGACTCAAACGGCAGTGGGGTGTCCATGTTACTGGAGCTGGCTCGTCTCTTCTCGAAACTTTACACCTATAAGAGGACACACGCTGGGTGAGTAATGATGACAGCACTCACACTTACATTGTTGATGGATCATTTTGTATCTCATGAGTTTCAAAtagcagtatatatatatatatatttttttttttttagctgcataaaaagcacaaattatgattattttacacattcatGTCAAAACAGTGATGCTCTATGCTGCACACTCAGTTTATGCATTGTATATATGATGAAATAGTAGAATGAAAAAGTAGTATTGATGGCTGACCTCAGTGGTTCATCTGAACATACGATTAAGTCTTTGTTATGTCTATCACATTTGTTATGTTTAGTGTCCCGCTCCAAGTGCTTTTTGAGAACTATATTGAACATTATCTGTGCACTCTGCTGGCAGTAAGAATCACATTGGACTGTGTTAATCACTTAAAGCGGTCAATAATATGGTACAGGCTCATTCTTGTGTCTAAATGTACTTAACAATAGCTGAGAGGAAGGATCCACTTCTTCCAGAGAGTGGTTAGTAAAGGATTAATGGACTTTACTGTAAAATGCTCTGTAGAAGACAAAGTCGTCTGTGTAGGTTCAAAGTCAGCACCACTCCCTTGATGTGTCTGTCATTTTAAGGTATGCCTTGTGATTTATTTACAACAGATATTCCCTAATGTTATCtctagtctctctctgtctatacATCGTATCATCACACATCCTCCTCTATTAGGTTCCCGTCAGGGGATTGTCATTGTAGATTTGACtaatttgtgattttgtgaaatgtgtTCAGGTACAACCTGCTGTTCTTTGTGTCTGGTGGGGGGAAGTTCAACTACCAGGGCACCAAACGTTGGCTGGAGGACAATCTGGACCATACAGGTATTTTTGTTCAGTTCATACATTTCTGCCCACAGAAAGGAGTATAAGTATTCATGCAGCTGGATTTGGTTAGATATACAATTCTGGGGCTGTGATTCAATTTTAAAACAATACTCAATTATTTGAATTTGATTACttttaaatgcaaaatgaaGTACAATTCAAGACCAATTTATTCCCAAACCAGTCTGAAAAGACAAATAGAAACATTAAGATACACTACATCTGTAACCGATTGTTTACTTTTATATTGAGGAATTTTCTATGGTTGAGAAAATTCACCACTATAAAGTAACcaaacagttacattttaatgctTCTTGTTGAAGCAGATCAGAACAAAATAACAACACTATTATAGTTAGAACCAGTCCTTGTTTTTTCTCTACATACAATATTTGGTTACATCGCTGTGTTTAAACTGGCAGgttccctttttatttatttttagtccCTCTGtctttcaatatttttaaacgTAATTATTAACTTCTCCTTGTCGTCCATACctttccctccctttctccaTAGACTCCAGTTTGCTGCAGGACAACGTAGCCTTTGTGTTGTGTCTAGACACTCTGGGGAACGGAGACTCTTTGCACCTTCATGTGTCCAAACCTCCTAAAGAGGGAACTCCTCAGTATTCTCTACTTAAAGAACTGGAGATGGTAAGAACCTCAAGGCTCGATACACCTCAGTCTGATCATTGAGTCgcttaaaggaacatgccgacttattgggactttagcttattcaccgtatcccccagagttggataagtccatacatacccttctcatctccgtgcgtgtcgtaactctgtcagaggcacccaccgctagcctagcttagcacagatcctggaggtaaccagctccatctagcctactgctccaaataagtgacaaaataacgccaacatttccctatttacatgttgtgatttgtatagtcacagcgtgtacaaataacaaggtcacatgagacgcagccatcttctaaccgtatacctactgggaactatattctcagaaggcgaggcactgctacttctgctacttgggcggagtgattagcgcaacacctgaaaagcaccgttgttactctctgctcctcaccacggggcttctcaggtgctgcgagcaaatcactccgcccaagtagcagaagttgcagtgcttcgcctttctgagaatatagttaccagtatgtatacggttagaagatggctgtgtctcatgtgacgttatttgtacacacgttaacaatacaaatcacaacatgtaaataggaaaatgttggtgttattttgtcacttattgggagcagtagactagatggagccggttacctccaggatctgggctgggctaggctagcggtgggtgcgtcatacagagttacgacacgcacggagatgaaaagggtatgtatggacataactaactctgggggatacggtgaataagctaaagtcccaataagtcgccgtgttcctttaaatgatTGACTCTCACTACAACCTtggacaaaaatgttaaaacgtGCTCTTATTTAGTAGCAGATATATAGGTCTGTATAAATAATCTCAACCTATATAGAAATGTAAATGGCCATGCAAACTCAGCACTATCCCCCTTTAACACTGTAGATATTTCTACAGTAGTTCTATTTCTAAACAGCAGTTTTACTTCTTTCTTGAGTCACATCATTTTTAGGTGTACATGAGCTGCTTCGCCCTAAATGAACTTGTGTGCTCTAACTTAAAGTGTTTTCTTAATGAATACCAACTGATGTGTACAGAGTTGTAATTGTTAGttgattaaaagtaaaaaacaaaaatctgcttTTACCGATGCCCTGGAGCCTACACCTAGTTTTTCCTGATACAAGCAGTTTTAATCAGTTTTGCTCTACTTTTCTTGTTAAACCCACAGCACATAGATTATAGGCTATGATTTAGGATTATATTTCTCATTTCCCCTCAGGTGGCTGCGAGTCAGTTCCCAGAAGTCAAGTTCTCTATGGTCCACAAGAAAATCAACCTGGCCGACGACATGCTGGCCTGGGAGCACGAGCGCTTCGGGATCCGCCGACTGCCGGCCTTCACGTTGTCCCATCTGCCCTCCCACCGCCTGGCTCAGCGCTCCAGCATCATGGACGTGCGGTCAGTGTCCCCCTCCTCTCGCCATGGAGCGGGAGAGCCCCCTGCTGGGTGGGTTCATTACTGCAAGTCTCTGAATCACAGAGAGCAAAGAGATTCCATTCTAGCTGCCAGTCGTTTTTATTCATGTCACAGGTGTTGTTATAGACCCATTCCTTTGCACCTCTGCTATCAAGTCCCTTTATACACCTTCCATGAAAAGAGTGTCGTGAGGGCACGACCACTGCATATTCTACATCATTCACGACTGTATTTATGCACTCCCGCCACATGTGGAATGAGCGTGTGAGGTCTTAGATTTGATGCTGTCTGAGTGTGGCAGAAACACCTTTTGTCCTCTCATTTCCACTCTTCACTCCTCCTTTATCTCATACTGCTCCTGTAACCATCCACGTCCCCGTCTCTCTCTGTTAGTAAACCATTTATCGGTTCTGTGTTACAATTTCCCACTTGACCTCACAGTTGATTTGATATTTCTCAAACGTTCTGCATTCCAGCCCACCTGTGTGAAAATGGATGCTCTGTAATTggtttctcctctctcccttgCTGCAGAGGGTTTCTGGTTTCTCTCCTCACGTTTTGGCGTTTTTTTACCATTTCTAACTGTCTGCACACTTGTGTTCCTGTTTTACAGGCCTCATGTCGATGTGAAGAAACTCAGCAGGAACACCAAGCTGGTAGCAGAGGCACTGGCAAGGGTCATTTACAACCTCACTGAAAAGGTAAACGGACAGATGGAGAAAATGTTTTATACTGTGTCTGCTTTCTGCCTGTGATGtgacatgtttgttgtttgtgtacTGTGCTGCACAGGGGGCTCCTGGAGATCTGCAGATCTTCACTGAACAGATGGTAAGTCACTAAACTGAGGGAACAGATCTCTAAAAGAAACGGCAGTAGCAACAATTGTCCCTTATTGTGTAGTGTTTTTATCAGGGCAGAATTTGTGTTGACACTATTTAGAATTGTATTTTGTGAAATTGCTATTAGTACCTTTTGTTAAATCGGAAAGCAAAACATTTATATTACTCCAAAAAACTGGTATTGCTTTATGTAATACTTATTTTTTAACTATATCCTGTCCTGTCCATCACAGACTCTGGTGGTTATTTTGTGTGTAGCTTAAACTGTACACCTGTGTAATGCAGTTTTTGTCTTGTCGCGTCAGCAGGTGCAGGATGAGCAGCTATCAGCAGTGGTGGACTGGCTCACAGCGCAGCCCAGAGCCGCTCAGCTTGTGGACAAAGACAGCAGCGTGGTGTCCACTCTGGAGTATCACCTCGGACACTACCTCAAGGATGTCAAGAGACACTACGTCAAAGCTGACAAAAGGTAAAGAAAAGGGTGGATGCTTCAATGCCCAAAATGTATTGTCTCAAAATTTCCAACGGCGATAAGTACTTGCTGTATGTTTCCATAAACAACAGATATCATGTGTATTGTACGTTCATGTTTTGTCATGATGTCCAAGTGACAGCTTTGAACTCTGCTTGTCCTCAGGGATCCAGAGTTTGTATTCTACGACCAGCTGAAGCAGACTATGAATGCTTACAGGTACGCTGTAATGAGCTCCTCTTCTGAGATGCTTTAGTGCACTTCAAGCTGATTTACTGTAGCTTTGTAAAAGCTCACAGCTGTCTGTAAAGTCATGAGGCTATTATCTGCTTTCAGTTAGTCCTCAGTTAACTGTATTTGAGACTTTCATCTTTTACCTGTATGGACCAAATCCAAACATTAAAACAGCCATCACATAATGTTACGGATGATTTTTGACTGTTTCTCTTTTAATAATCTCTCTGTATCTCACTCACTCTCTACCTCTCAGAGTGAAGCCTGCTATTTTTGACTTGCTGCTGGCAGTCTGCATTGCAGCCTACTTAGGGATGATGTATCTTGCGATCCAGGTAGGTCACTGTGTTCATGCAGTAGTCTGTGGCCTCTTTCAGACATGCACTACATTACATAAATGTGTTGTCAGTTTTAGATGTTTAAAGCTGCTACCGATGTTTTACAGCAACAACAATTTGTTGTGATGAACCTACAGACAAATATCAGCTGAATAGTTTCAGTTTAATGGGTAGCTGTCTGGTCTGTAAATtaactctcactgctctcataaCATTGCCTTCTtccacagcaggcagctgttttcagcaaaaatctctaaaaggaaaaaaaaggaaaaaactcTCCGCTACCTGCTCAgaaccaaacagcagacagacacagttagcagaacatagtggagcatttagcagctaaagagtcggctatttccctcaggagttggtggagatcAAAACAGAcctaaagtaaatattggaatTACAGGcagccagaaacacaactcgcTATAAATGATGATGTTGCTCCGTAATTGTTGGATGTGTAAACAAGCAAcaagtttgccatatcaacttaaaaggggATGGTTTATGTGAAAATGTTTCTCCTTCTCCTAAGTTgccaaaaaaaatcagttattgCACTTTAATTCTTTTACAGAAAAGGCACGACGGTAGTCCTACTAGTTCTAGTAACATTTCTGTAACTCACTCAACATGTGAAAGGCTTCAGAAGCGCTATGTTAAATAAACGGAGTAATACATTTATCACTATTGATCTTGAATgccaaaagaaaatgtattaaataaaccacaaaatgcagtgaaggagtggccgggttggggcagtggtagagcaggcgcacatatactgagaggtttatgcctcgacacagaggtccagggttcgaatccgacctgagATGATTtcttgcatgtcttcccccctctctctcccatttctcacctagctgtcgtgttaaattaaaggctgaaaagcccaaaaaattatcttaaaaaaaaagattaaatgcAGTGAAGGAGCCAATTTTAAGCTGTTGAGGAGATTCCTCTGATATCGGATCAGTCTTTTAGTGTGGATAAGGGATTAAAAAACATCATCTCACCATTAGTATGCCTTCCTAGGTTATTAGCTTTTTATCATACAGTGTGCTTGGATAAAATAAAGGTCCTGCAAAACATACAGCGTGTGGACAAGTAGGAATTAAATTAAGTGGCATTCTTGTGTGCTGAGGCACTTTCAGGCATTATTATTGTAAGGGACGTTTATAAGGGTTTTCGGTAGATAGAAAAGGAGGGCAAGCATCCTTTGTGCTCACGATGGTCATTAATTAAGGCCTCAGCGACGAGTTTGAAAATCCATCACTGATGCAGTGAGAAAGGCTGATGTCTGAAAAAGGCTTGAGTGTGCAGATGTTTTGTGGGTCTTGTCTGGATACATGAAatggtctcttttttttcttttgttccttaCAGAACTTCGGAGTCCTGTACAGTGTTGTCCGTAGAATCACCCAACCCAAGGCGAAGATCCATTAAGGTGCACAACGCTGTATTTCTTTTTCCAATCCCACCCTTTTCCTCAAATCAAGAAACCTTAACCAGTAAGAACATAGAAGCTGGGCCGAGCTTCTGTCCTCTCTCATCTCTTCCTTTCATTTCCTTCATCCTGATAACACAAACTATGATGTCAGATCCTGTCCTGCTGCCAACTTAATCCATTTGGTCCCACAGACCAGAATATTCAGGAATAATTTTTCAATCTCCCTGTCTTCATGAACACAGATGTCTtgtcattcattaaaaaaagaatccctCGCGTCGGACATATTTCGTTGTTTGACTGTCGTGAGGGATGCAAAGCATCTGTCCACACCGCTGAGATCTAGATGAAATTAAGTGAGTTTCTGATGTTGCTGTTCCAGCGACCACTCCTCATTCCTCCTCTCGGTACACCGTACGAGTGATCGTTGTGCCAAACCGACGCCATGTGTTGTCTCAGGCAGCTACAGGGAGAAACTGACCACACAGAACTTAGTCCAGAATTTCTTTTGTCGATGTGTTCACCCAACCTGATTGTTAAAGGACAGGTTCACATTTTCCAATCTGCTTAAATACAATACTCACATTCCCATAAAGACGTTTACAGTCACTTAAATGGTTCTTTCTCTACATACTGACTGAATGTTTAAAGACCCCCTCCTAAATCCACAGTCCTGGTTCTGCGCAAAAACCTAATTTCAGCTGATTAAAGTCTTTTTGGTACGACATTCCCTCTTGTGTCATTCTAAAAGACTGTAGCATCAGGCCAAACCCATTTCAGCTTCAGATGAACTGCACTTTTGCACAGaaaggactgtggattttgtcttCCATCTcttcagggctgcaactaacaataataattttataGTCAACTGATCCATTTTTATAAATTGATCGATCGCTTAGattatgaaatgtcaaaaaataatgCGAAATGCCCATTGCAGGTTGTCCGAGTCCTAGATGACATCAAGATGACATCAAATTGCATTTCCATaaaatttacaataatataaaacaatgcAACAAATCACAGTAAAAATGTTTGGTTATTTGTGTTTGATGGCTTAAAGGATGAAGCGATTATCAACATATTTGGttatagattttcttttttctatcgACTTATGTCATATATGGGTACATGAGTATTTTGTTGAGCTAGACCTGAACTTATCCTTTTATATGGTCAGTGAAAATGACTCCACGAATATCGTTTACGGATAAGACGAGTTGCCTAAATGAAATGTGAAGTAGTGTTTAGATTATCGTGATTCCATTGCCTCGGTAGGGAATTTATTAAACATTTGattgaatgaaagaaaaaaaaaaacaaacgttgCCAAATAATTATTGTATGGTTTaatctccccctttctccctgTTGAATATACAACAATACGGAAATTTAAAGCAGATTCCACCTTGAAATTTTCCTTCTTACtttttgtgtaacttttttCCTGTAGTAGAGGtttgtttcctgttgctgtgtGACTTGGTCTTATTTTTACTGCTCaggtctttttttaatctagaataaaaaagtcatgctgGTGATGTTGACTTATCTTAAGgctcatgataaaaaaaaggtcacgtgcaacaacaacaaaaattctAATCGGAGCACGTGTGTGTTAAGCGTATGAGTACAATGCTAACACATCGTGACAAGCTAAAACTCACCCTTTACTGCTTTTATCAGAAAATGGGCTGACTGCAGCAATGTGATTTGACTTAATCAGACATTTTTAAAGCTGTTAAGATTTTGGTCAAGCCAGCACTGCAGTTTTTGTACGCTGGATTCTTACAATGGGCAATAAAACACAGGGTGTTGGATTAAATGGGGACAAATACCTTAAATACACCTAGATTCATTTCATAaaatattggtgtgtgtgtgtgtgtgtgaaaaactaTTACTGCAGTGTTTCCTTGACCCTCTCTCTGCCCTGGTCTTGCCTTGTGGGTGAACGGTGTTTtaccattttgtgtttttctgcatgACCATGTGACCCCTATGGTAACAatgacaggatttttttttttaaccactgaGGGAAATACTGTGTGGTACATAtgaatttttaatttattgaagCAGTTGGTTTTCATTTGTGCACTGAACTGAACTCTTCTCTGGTCTGAACCTCATCCACAACACTTGATCTTTGCAATGAAAATGATATCAGgtgtgattaaaataaataaaaaagaaatcacaaggAGCAAGTCTCTTATTTACTGACGTTTTATTttatgggaaaaaaatgaaacaaaaacattggcTGAATGGTATTAAGAGTATTACAAAATATCAAGTATGTGTCTCAAGTGGTCAGATTTAAAAAGTGATCAAGTTgagtttgaaagaaaaaagggtCAATTTGTATCGATTACAGTGCATCAATGgtccagaaaataaataaaatcaattttaaaaGTTTTAGTTATGGATTCTTCCaagaaagtaaagtaaaaattccCAAATTCTCCTTTCCCTTTTCTAATTTTGATCTACTaataaacagattaaaaaaagatttggctACATCCATCCT from the Sander vitreus isolate 19-12246 chromosome 9, sanVit1, whole genome shotgun sequence genome contains:
- the LOC144523414 gene encoding BOS complex subunit ncln-like isoform X4 is translated as MFEEASEVFDNMFKSSFPLTFIVFIPAVLILVSPLPAEAAHEFTVYRMQQYDLQGQPYGTRNAILNTEARTVEAEVLSRRCVIMRLADFSYEEYQKALRQSAGAVVIILPKNMSAMPQDIVQQFMELEPEMLATETVVPVYFAMEDDELLSIYTQTLTSSSSQGSLSAAEVLLHTATANGFQMVTSGAQSKAISDWAITSLEGRLAGVGGEDLPTIVMVAHYDSFGVAPWLSYGADSNGSGVSMLLELARLFSKLYTYKRTHAGYNLLFFVSGGGKFNYQGTKRWLEDNLDHTDSSLLQDNVAFVLCLDTLGNGDSLHLHVSKPPKEGTPQYSLLKELEMVAASQFPEVKFSMVHKKINLADDMLAWEHERFGIRRLPAFTLSHLPSHRLAQRSSIMDVRPHVDVKKLSRNTKLVAEALARVIYNLTEKGAPGDLQIFTEQMQVQDEQLSAVVDWLTAQPRAAQLVDKDSSVVSTLEYHLGHYLKDVKRHYVKADKRDPEFVFYDQLKQTMNAYRVKPAIFDLLLAVCIAAYLGMMYLAIQNFGVLYSVVRRITQPKAKIH
- the LOC144523414 gene encoding BOS complex subunit ncln-like isoform X5 yields the protein MFEEASEVFDNMFKSSFPLTFIVFIPAVLILVSPLPAEAAHEFTVYRMQQYDLQGQPYGTRNAILNTEARTVEAEVLSRRCVIMRLADFSYEEYQKALRQSAGAVVIILPKNMSAMPQDIVQQFMELEPEMLATETVVPVYFAMEDDELLSIYTQTLTSSSSQGSLSAAEVLLHTATANGFQMVTSGAQSKAISDWAITSLEGRLAGVGGEDLPTIVMVAHYDSFGVAPWLSYGADSNGSGVSMLLELARLFSKLYTYKRTHAGYNLLFFVSGGGKFNYQGTKRWLEDNLDHTDSSLLQDNVAFVLCLDTLGNGDSLHLHVSKPPKEGTPQYSLLKELEMVAASQFPEVKFSMVHKKINLADDMLAWEHERFGIRRLPAFTLSHLPSHRLAQRSSIMDVRPHVDVKKLSRNTKLVAEALARVIYNLTEKGAPGDLQIFTEQMVQDEQLSAVVDWLTAQPRAAQLVDKDSSVVSTLEYHLGHYLKDVKRHYVKADKRDPEFVFYDQLKQTMNAYRVKPAIFDLLLAVCIAAYLGMMYLAIQNFGVLYSVVRRITQPKAKIH
- the LOC144523414 gene encoding BOS complex subunit ncln-like isoform X1, translating into MFEEASEVFDNMFKSSFPLTFIVFIPAVLILVSPLPAEAAHEFTVYRMQQYDLQGQPYGTRNAILNTEARTVEAEVLSRRCVIMRLADFSYEEYQKALRQSAGAVVIILPKNMSAMPQDIVQQFMELEPEMLATETVVPVYFAMEDDELLSIYTQTLTSSSSQGSLSAAEVLLHTATANGFQMVTSGAQSKAISDWAITSLEGRLAGVGGEDLPTIVMVAHYDSFGVAPWLSYGADSNGSGVSMLLELARLFSKLYTYKRTHAGYNLLFFVSGGGKFNYQGTKRWLEDNLDHTDSSLLQDNVAFVLCLDTLGNGDSLHLHVSKPPKEGTPQYSLLKELEMVAASQFPEVKFSMVHKKINLADDMLAWEHERFGIRRLPAFTLSHLPSHRLAQRSSIMDVRSVSPSSRHGAGEPPAGPHVDVKKLSRNTKLVAEALARVIYNLTEKGAPGDLQIFTEQMQVQDEQLSAVVDWLTAQPRAAQLVDKDSSVVSTLEYHLGHYLKDVKRHYVKADKRDPEFVFYDQLKQTMNAYRVKPAIFDLLLAVCIAAYLGMMYLAIQNFGVLYSVVRRITQPKAKIH
- the LOC144523414 gene encoding BOS complex subunit ncln-like isoform X2, whose amino-acid sequence is MFEEASEVFDNMFKSSFPLTFIVFIPAVLILVSPLPAEAAHEFTVYRMQQYDLQGQPYGTRNAILNTEARTVEAEVLSRRCVIMRLADFSYEEYQKALRQSAGAVVIILPKNMSAMPQDIVQQFMELEPEMLATETVVPVYFAMEDDELLSIYTQTLTSSSSQGSLSAAEVLLHTATANGFQMVTSGAQSKAISDWAITSLEGRLAGVGGEDLPTIVMVAHYDSFGVAPWLSYGADSNGSGVSMLLELARLFSKLYTYKRTHAGYNLLFFVSGGGKFNYQGTKRWLEDNLDHTDSSLLQDNVAFVLCLDTLGNGDSLHLHVSKPPKEGTPQYSLLKELEMVAASQFPEVKFSMVHKKINLADDMLAWEHERFGIRRLPAFTLSHLPSHRLAQRSSIMDVRSVSPSSRHGAGEPPAGPHVDVKKLSRNTKLVAEALARVIYNLTEKGAPGDLQIFTEQMVQDEQLSAVVDWLTAQPRAAQLVDKDSSVVSTLEYHLGHYLKDVKRHYVKADKRDPEFVFYDQLKQTMNAYRVKPAIFDLLLAVCIAAYLGMMYLAIQNFGVLYSVVRRITQPKAKIH
- the LOC144523414 gene encoding BOS complex subunit ncln-like isoform X3, encoding MFEEASEVFDNMFKSSFPLTFIVFIPAVLILVSPLPAEAAHEFTVYRMQQYDLQGQPYGTRNAILNTEARTVEAEVLSRRCVIMRLADFSYEEYQKALRQSAGAVVIILPKNMSAMPQDIVQFMELEPEMLATETVVPVYFAMEDDELLSIYTQTLTSSSSQGSLSAAEVLLHTATANGFQMVTSGAQSKAISDWAITSLEGRLAGVGGEDLPTIVMVAHYDSFGVAPWLSYGADSNGSGVSMLLELARLFSKLYTYKRTHAGYNLLFFVSGGGKFNYQGTKRWLEDNLDHTDSSLLQDNVAFVLCLDTLGNGDSLHLHVSKPPKEGTPQYSLLKELEMVAASQFPEVKFSMVHKKINLADDMLAWEHERFGIRRLPAFTLSHLPSHRLAQRSSIMDVRSVSPSSRHGAGEPPAGPHVDVKKLSRNTKLVAEALARVIYNLTEKGAPGDLQIFTEQMQVQDEQLSAVVDWLTAQPRAAQLVDKDSSVVSTLEYHLGHYLKDVKRHYVKADKRDPEFVFYDQLKQTMNAYRVKPAIFDLLLAVCIAAYLGMMYLAIQNFGVLYSVVRRITQPKAKIH